One genomic window of Jatrophihabitans sp. includes the following:
- a CDS encoding vitamin B12-dependent ribonucleotide reductase, translated as MTEVVEGGSSGGSSSKNAGKPAGSKHAGEARALKVSAKDQPVYPANGLVIERVYTTEGVHPFDELDWERRDVVMTNWRDGSVNFEQRGVEFPTSWSVNAANIVTTKYFRGAVGTEQREWSLKQLIHRVVHTYRVAGEEYGYFRSASDAEIFEHELTWMLLHQVFSFNSPVWFNVGTTSPQQVSACFILAVDDTMDSILNWYREEGLIFKGGSGAGLNLSRIRSSKELLSSGGTASGPVSFMRGADASAGTIKSGGATRRAAKMVVLDIDHPDIVEFVETKAREEDKIRVLRDAGFDMDLGGSDITSVQYQNANNSVRVSDEFMHAVEEGGQFGLRARSNHEVIETIDAKQLFHKVAKAAWECADPGIQYDDTINDWHTNPESGRITASNPCSEYMSLDNTSCNLASLNLMKFLGSDGAGNSFDSAKFVKAVELIITAMDISICFADFPTEAIGVNTRAYRQLGIGYANLGALLMASGLAYDSDAGRAMAAAITSLMTGTAYRRSAELAGVVGPYDGFARNAEGHARVMRKHAAANDSVRFFHQTDKAVLARATEEWASCLKIGAVNGWRNAQASVLAPTGTIGLMMDCDTTGIEPDLALVKFKKLVGGGSMQIVNQTVPRALQALGYQQEQVEAIVEFIAEHGHVQDAPGLKLEHYDVFDCAMGARAIKAMGHVRMMAATQPFISGAISKTVNLPESATIDDIADVYFQGWKLGLKALAVYRDNCKVGQPLSAGKEAKKAGAVTAEPVVDHRPIRKRLPKSRPSRTVSFAVGGAEGYLTAGSYPDDGLGEVFLKLGKQGSTLAGVMDAFSIAISVALQHGVPLESYVSKFTNMRFEPAGLTDDPDIRMAQSIVDYIFRRLALDYLPFETRSALGIYTAEERARQLDTGSYAPAEDDLEALAQSAPVTEPKPAGMPESMSTVHSSTELLESIIGTSADAPLCMNCGTKMRPAGSCFVCEGCGSTSGCS; from the coding sequence ATGACCGAAGTTGTCGAAGGCGGGTCCAGCGGCGGTTCTTCCTCGAAGAACGCCGGCAAGCCGGCTGGTTCCAAGCACGCCGGTGAGGCGCGCGCGTTGAAGGTCAGCGCGAAGGACCAGCCGGTGTATCCCGCCAATGGCCTGGTGATCGAGCGCGTCTACACCACCGAGGGAGTGCACCCCTTCGACGAGCTCGACTGGGAGCGCCGCGACGTGGTCATGACCAACTGGCGCGACGGCTCGGTCAACTTCGAGCAGCGCGGGGTCGAGTTCCCCACCTCCTGGTCGGTCAACGCCGCCAACATCGTCACCACCAAGTACTTCCGCGGCGCGGTCGGCACCGAGCAGCGCGAGTGGTCGCTCAAGCAGCTCATCCACCGGGTGGTGCACACCTACCGGGTGGCGGGCGAGGAGTACGGCTACTTCCGCTCGGCATCCGACGCCGAGATCTTCGAGCACGAGCTGACCTGGATGCTGTTGCACCAGGTGTTCAGCTTCAACTCCCCGGTCTGGTTCAACGTCGGCACCACCTCGCCGCAGCAGGTCAGCGCCTGCTTCATCCTGGCCGTCGACGACACCATGGACTCGATCCTCAACTGGTACCGCGAAGAGGGCCTGATCTTCAAGGGCGGCTCGGGCGCCGGGTTGAACCTGTCGCGGATCCGCTCCTCGAAGGAGCTGCTGTCCTCCGGTGGCACCGCCTCGGGCCCGGTCAGCTTCATGCGCGGCGCGGACGCCTCGGCCGGCACCATCAAGTCCGGCGGCGCCACCCGGCGGGCCGCCAAGATGGTCGTGCTCGACATCGACCACCCCGACATCGTCGAGTTCGTCGAGACCAAGGCCCGCGAGGAAGACAAGATCCGGGTGCTGCGCGACGCCGGCTTCGACATGGACCTCGGCGGCAGCGACATCACCTCGGTGCAGTACCAGAACGCCAACAACTCCGTCCGGGTGTCGGATGAGTTCATGCACGCCGTCGAGGAGGGTGGCCAGTTCGGCCTGCGAGCCCGCTCCAACCACGAGGTCATCGAGACCATCGACGCCAAGCAGCTCTTCCACAAGGTCGCCAAGGCGGCCTGGGAGTGCGCCGACCCGGGCATCCAGTACGACGACACCATCAACGACTGGCACACCAACCCCGAGTCGGGTCGGATCACCGCGTCCAACCCGTGCTCGGAGTACATGAGCCTGGACAACACCTCCTGCAACCTGGCGTCGCTGAACCTGATGAAGTTCCTCGGCTCCGACGGCGCGGGCAACTCCTTCGACTCGGCCAAGTTCGTCAAGGCCGTCGAGCTGATCATCACCGCGATGGACATCTCGATCTGCTTCGCCGACTTCCCGACCGAGGCGATCGGCGTCAACACCCGGGCCTACCGGCAGCTGGGTATCGGCTACGCCAACCTGGGCGCGCTGCTGATGGCCTCGGGGCTGGCCTATGACTCCGACGCCGGCCGGGCGATGGCGGCCGCGATCACCTCGCTGATGACCGGCACCGCCTACCGCCGCTCGGCCGAGCTGGCCGGTGTGGTCGGCCCGTACGACGGCTTCGCCCGCAACGCCGAAGGCCACGCCCGGGTGATGCGCAAGCACGCCGCCGCCAACGACAGCGTGCGGTTCTTCCACCAGACCGACAAGGCGGTGCTGGCCCGGGCCACCGAGGAGTGGGCCTCCTGCCTCAAGATCGGAGCCGTCAACGGCTGGCGCAACGCCCAAGCTTCGGTGCTGGCGCCGACCGGCACCATCGGTCTGATGATGGACTGCGACACCACCGGCATCGAGCCGGACCTGGCCCTGGTGAAGTTCAAGAAGCTGGTCGGCGGCGGCTCGATGCAGATCGTCAACCAGACGGTGCCGCGGGCGCTGCAGGCGCTGGGCTACCAGCAGGAGCAGGTCGAGGCGATCGTCGAGTTCATCGCCGAGCACGGCCACGTCCAGGACGCTCCGGGGCTCAAGCTCGAGCATTACGACGTCTTCGACTGCGCGATGGGCGCCCGGGCCATCAAGGCGATGGGCCACGTCCGGATGATGGCCGCGACCCAGCCGTTCATCTCCGGCGCGATCTCCAAGACGGTCAACCTGCCTGAGTCGGCGACTATCGACGACATCGCCGACGTGTACTTCCAGGGCTGGAAGCTGGGCCTGAAGGCGCTGGCGGTCTACCGCGACAACTGCAAGGTGGGCCAGCCGCTGTCGGCCGGCAAGGAGGCCAAGAAGGCGGGCGCGGTGACGGCCGAGCCGGTCGTCGACCACCGCCCGATCCGCAAGCGGCTGCCCAAGTCACGGCCCTCGCGGACGGTGTCCTTCGCCGTCGGCGGCGCCGAGGGCTACCTGACCGCCGGCTCCTACCCCGACGACGGCCTCGGCGAGGTCTTCCTCAAGCTCGGCAAGCAGGGTTCGACGCTTGCCGGCGTGATGGACGCGTTCTCGATCGCGATCTCGGTCGCGCTGCAGCACGGCGTGCCGCTGGAGTCCTACGTCTCGAAGTTCACCAACATGCGCTTCGAGCCGGCCGGCCTGACCGATGACCCGGACATCCGGATGGCGCAGTCGATCGTGGACTACATCTTCCGGCGGCTGGCGCTGGACTACCTGCCCTTCGAGACCCGCAGCGCGCTGGGCATCTACACCGCCGAGGAGCGGGCCCGGCAGCTGGACACCGGCAGCTACGCCCCGGCCGAGGACGACCTGGAGGCGCTGGCGCAGTCGGCTCCGGTCACCGAGCCCAAGCCAGCCGGGATGCCGGAGTCGATGTCGACGGTGCACAGCTCGACCGAGTTGCTGGAGTCGATCATCGGCACCTCGGCCGACGCCCCGCTGTGCATGAACTGCGGCACGAAGATGCGGCCCGCGGGCTCGTGCTTCGTCTGCGAAGGCTGCGGGAGCACGTCCGGCTGCAGCTAA
- the nrdR gene encoding transcriptional regulator NrdR: MRCPYCRYPDSRVVDSREQDEGQVIRRRRSCPDCGKRFTTVEEATLAVIKRSGVTEPFSRQKVITGVRRACQGRPVDEDALAQLAQTVEEAIRATGAAEVPAPEVGLAILGPLRALDEVAYLRFASVYRSFSSIEDFEKAISELRAEHRLDRSGEAPVATQAAAPRQSSAQPHGITKEKGHSGL, translated from the coding sequence ATGCGGTGCCCGTACTGCCGTTACCCGGACTCACGGGTGGTGGACTCTCGCGAGCAGGACGAGGGCCAGGTCATCCGGCGCCGGCGCAGCTGCCCCGATTGCGGCAAGCGGTTCACCACGGTCGAAGAAGCGACCCTGGCCGTCATCAAGCGCAGCGGGGTGACCGAGCCGTTCAGCAGGCAGAAGGTCATCACCGGCGTCCGGCGGGCGTGTCAGGGCCGGCCGGTCGACGAGGACGCCCTCGCCCAGCTGGCCCAGACCGTCGAAGAGGCGATCAGGGCCACCGGAGCGGCCGAGGTGCCCGCGCCCGAGGTCGGTCTGGCGATCCTCGGCCCGCTGCGCGCGCTGGACGAGGTCGCCTACCTGCGCTTCGCCAGCGTGTACCGCTCATTCAGCTCCATCGAAGACTTCGAGAAGGCGATCAGCGAGCTGCGCGCCGAGCATCGCCTCGATCGCTCCGGCGAGGCCCCGGTAGCCACCCAGGCGGCCGCGCCACGTCAGTCATCAGCACAACCACACGGGATCACCAAGGAAAAGGGGCACAGCGGGTTATGA
- a CDS encoding LysM peptidoglycan-binding domain-containing protein has protein sequence MSVATEFPPAAPIPARARQLPRAGAAAPPADRPRLWLVPPGERCAPSSGRWDGARRGTGRVARPSVRLISSARTPAQLVPVGSSAARVQSRPLRLTRRGVVAIALGVAVVGGLLLLVAHLSASPSAAAPAAPAGAVVTVQPGDTLWSIAGQVAPGRDPRAVVERIRESNNLTSVSLIPGQALKVG, from the coding sequence ATGTCAGTCGCAACAGAGTTCCCTCCGGCGGCGCCCATTCCCGCTCGTGCCCGGCAATTACCGCGGGCCGGGGCGGCTGCCCCGCCGGCCGACCGGCCCCGGCTGTGGCTGGTCCCACCGGGCGAGCGGTGCGCGCCCTCGAGCGGCCGGTGGGACGGGGCACGGCGCGGCACGGGTCGGGTCGCCCGGCCGTCGGTCCGGCTCATCAGCTCCGCGCGGACGCCGGCCCAGCTGGTTCCGGTCGGCTCCAGCGCTGCGCGGGTGCAGTCCCGCCCGCTGCGACTGACCCGGCGGGGAGTCGTGGCGATCGCGCTCGGCGTCGCTGTCGTCGGCGGGCTGCTGCTGCTCGTGGCGCACCTGTCGGCGAGCCCGTCGGCAGCCGCTCCGGCCGCCCCGGCCGGCGCCGTGGTCACCGTTCAGCCGGGAGACACCCTCTGGTCTATCGCCGGCCAGGTCGCTCCGGGCCGTGACCCGCGCGCGGTGGTCGAGCGAATTCGGGAGTCCAACAACCTCACCTCGGTGTCCTTGATTCCTGGCCAAGCCCTCAAGGTCGGCTAA
- the lexA gene encoding transcriptional repressor LexA encodes MPKPPKPPLRRGPGRPRNSSIAEFPDHDRGDGLTARQRTILSVIRNTVAQRGFPPSMREIGDAVGLQSTSSVSHQLAVLEQKGFIRRDPNKPRALDVRSPEEQDEPTSGHFGMHPVGDDALNANAPEAVMVPLIGRIAAGGPILAEQVVEDVFPLPRTLVGEGTLYLLRVRGDSMVDAAIADGDWVVVRQQPNADNGEIVAAMIDGEATVKTLRRRDGHAWLLPHNEAYSPIPADEATILGRVVAVLRKV; translated from the coding sequence GTGCCCAAGCCGCCCAAGCCACCATTACGACGAGGTCCGGGACGACCCAGGAACAGCAGCATCGCCGAGTTCCCCGACCACGACCGCGGCGATGGGCTGACCGCCCGGCAGCGGACGATCCTGAGCGTCATCCGCAACACCGTGGCACAGCGCGGCTTTCCGCCGAGCATGCGCGAGATCGGTGACGCGGTCGGGTTGCAGTCGACCTCGAGCGTCAGCCACCAGCTCGCCGTCCTGGAGCAGAAGGGCTTCATCCGGCGAGACCCGAACAAGCCACGGGCGCTGGACGTCCGGTCTCCGGAGGAGCAGGACGAGCCGACCTCCGGCCACTTCGGGATGCACCCGGTGGGCGACGACGCGCTGAACGCCAACGCCCCCGAGGCGGTGATGGTGCCGTTGATCGGGCGGATCGCGGCCGGTGGCCCCATCCTGGCCGAGCAGGTCGTCGAGGATGTCTTCCCGCTACCGCGCACCCTGGTCGGCGAGGGCACCCTCTACCTGTTGCGAGTCCGGGGTGACTCGATGGTGGACGCCGCTATCGCCGACGGTGACTGGGTCGTGGTGCGCCAGCAGCCCAACGCCGACAACGGCGAGATCGTCGCGGCCATGATCGACGGCGAGGCCACCGTCAAGACGTTGCGGCGCCGCGACGGCCATGCCTGGCTGTTGCCGCACAACGAGGCCTACTCACCGATTCCCGCCGACGAGGCGACCATTCTCGGCCGGGTCGTGGCCGTGCTGCGCAAGGTCTGA
- the tatA gene encoding Sec-independent protein translocase subunit TatA, with protein MGWQSPSHWVIIALVVLVLFGYKKLPEMSRSVGRSLRIFKTEIKGMDADDAARNSAEAPPATTSGTTTSSAVQPPAVNANGQPAATGEPVVAHPVVPPQAITPSAPVALPPAEEESPQQRTQA; from the coding sequence ATGGGCTGGCAATCGCCGTCGCACTGGGTGATCATCGCTTTGGTCGTGCTGGTGCTCTTCGGATACAAGAAGCTGCCGGAAATGTCGCGCTCGGTCGGCCGGTCGCTGCGGATCTTCAAGACCGAGATCAAGGGTATGGACGCCGACGACGCGGCTCGCAACTCCGCCGAGGCACCCCCTGCCACGACGTCCGGCACCACGACGTCCAGCGCTGTTCAGCCGCCTGCGGTCAACGCGAACGGTCAGCCGGCAGCGACCGGTGAGCCGGTCGTGGCCCACCCCGTCGTTCCGCCGCAGGCGATCACTCCCTCGGCCCCGGTGGCGCTGCCGCCGGCCGAGGAGGAGTCGCCTCAGCAGCGGACGCAGGCCTGA
- the hflX gene encoding GTPase HflX produces the protein MTAYRRTDSQAGPTAVEPVDDIELADDIELADDELADDDELADEPDYTLGEYDLSDRAALRRIAGLSTELTDITEVEYRQLRLERVVLVGVWTTGTLTEAENSMHELARLAETAGSEVLDGLVQRRDRPDPATYIGSGKAKELRDIVAATGADTVICDGELTPGQLRQLEQVVKVKVVDRTALILDIFAQHARSREGKAQVELAQLQYLVPRLRGWGESLSRQVGGRATNGVGIGGRGPGETKLEIDRRRITARMAKLRKEISGMKTARDVKRSRRTNKEVPSVVLAGYTNAGKSSLLNRLTGAGVLVENALFATLDPTVRRAETTDGRVYTLSDTVGFVRHLPHQLVEAFRSTLEEVASADLILHVVDASDDDPESQIRAVREVLSDIDALDVPEQIVFNKADAADAETQLRLRSLVPDGLFVSALTGAGMAELEALIESKLPRPEQAVLVLLPYTRGDLVARIHADGEVLTEEHTGEGTLISARVRADLAAALDEFSAAVPARER, from the coding sequence ATGACTGCTTACCGACGAACTGACTCCCAGGCCGGGCCGACCGCTGTCGAGCCGGTCGATGACATAGAGCTTGCCGACGACATCGAGCTGGCCGACGACGAGCTGGCCGACGACGACGAGCTGGCCGACGAGCCGGACTACACCCTCGGCGAGTACGACCTGTCCGACCGGGCCGCGCTGCGCCGGATCGCCGGGCTGTCCACCGAGCTCACCGACATCACCGAGGTCGAGTACCGCCAGCTGCGCCTGGAACGGGTGGTGCTGGTCGGGGTCTGGACCACCGGCACCCTGACCGAGGCCGAGAACTCGATGCACGAGCTGGCCCGGCTGGCCGAGACCGCCGGCTCGGAGGTGCTCGACGGCCTGGTGCAGCGCCGGGATCGCCCGGATCCGGCGACCTACATCGGCTCGGGCAAGGCCAAGGAGCTGCGCGACATCGTGGCCGCCACCGGCGCCGACACCGTCATCTGCGACGGGGAGCTCACGCCTGGCCAGCTGCGCCAGCTCGAGCAGGTCGTCAAGGTCAAGGTGGTCGACCGGACGGCGCTGATCCTCGACATCTTCGCCCAGCACGCCCGGTCCCGCGAGGGCAAGGCACAGGTGGAGCTGGCGCAGTTGCAGTACCTGGTGCCGCGGCTGCGCGGCTGGGGCGAGTCGCTGTCCCGGCAGGTCGGCGGCCGGGCGACCAACGGCGTCGGGATCGGCGGTCGCGGGCCGGGTGAGACCAAGCTGGAGATCGACCGCCGCCGGATCACCGCCCGGATGGCCAAGTTGCGCAAGGAGATCTCGGGCATGAAGACCGCCCGGGACGTCAAACGCTCGCGGCGCACCAACAAAGAGGTGCCCTCGGTGGTGCTCGCCGGCTACACCAACGCGGGCAAGTCCTCGTTGCTGAACCGGCTCACCGGCGCCGGCGTGCTGGTGGAGAACGCGCTGTTCGCCACCCTGGATCCCACCGTCCGGCGGGCCGAGACCACCGACGGCCGCGTCTACACGCTGTCCGACACGGTCGGCTTCGTCCGTCACCTGCCGCACCAGCTCGTCGAGGCCTTCCGGTCCACGCTGGAGGAGGTCGCCTCGGCAGACCTGATCCTGCACGTGGTGGACGCCTCCGACGATGACCCCGAATCGCAGATCCGCGCGGTGCGTGAGGTGCTCTCGGACATCGACGCCCTTGACGTGCCGGAGCAGATCGTGTTCAACAAGGCCGACGCCGCCGATGCCGAGACCCAGCTGCGGCTGCGCAGCCTGGTGCCGGACGGGCTGTTCGTCTCGGCGCTGACCGGCGCGGGGATGGCCGAACTGGAAGCGCTCATCGAGTCCAAGCTGCCACGCCCCGAGCAGGCCGTCCTGGTGCTGCTGCCCTACACCCGGGGTGACCTGGTCGCCCGGATCCATGCCGACGGCGAGGTGTTGACCGAGGAGCACACCGGTGAGGGGACGCTGATCAGCGCGCGGGTCCGGGCGGATCTGGCCGCCGCGCTGGATGAATTCTCGGCGGCGGTGCCGGCCCGGGAACGGTGA
- the dapF gene encoding diaminopimelate epimerase, with protein sequence MNRKMTVMKGHGTENDFVVLPDLDAVISMSPSMVRALCDRRAGIGADGVLRVTRTELATEPDVRAQAGVAEYFMDYHNADGTIAEMCGNGLRVFGRYLQRFGLVDSADGANLTVATRGGPKALSFDGEHFTAELGPATIRSERPRVSAAGLLGEYESVALDLPNPHVVVQLPSAQDLEALRLTEPPRVLPGLPEGQNVEFVVRLGPDRLRMRVYERGSGETRSCGTGICAAVVVAAGEQAGQGEWTVEVPGGECRVWWNAAGNLMLAGPAVLVASLELSPEWLAAHR encoded by the coding sequence GTGAACCGCAAAATGACGGTGATGAAGGGCCATGGCACCGAGAACGACTTCGTGGTGCTGCCCGACCTGGACGCGGTGATCTCGATGTCGCCGTCGATGGTGCGCGCGCTGTGCGACCGGCGGGCCGGCATCGGGGCCGACGGCGTGCTGCGGGTGACCCGGACCGAGCTGGCCACCGAGCCGGACGTCCGCGCTCAGGCCGGGGTGGCCGAGTACTTCATGGACTATCACAACGCCGACGGCACGATCGCGGAGATGTGCGGCAACGGGCTGCGGGTGTTCGGGCGTTACCTGCAGCGGTTCGGGCTGGTCGACTCGGCCGACGGCGCCAACCTGACGGTGGCGACCCGGGGCGGGCCGAAGGCGCTGAGCTTCGACGGCGAGCACTTCACCGCCGAGTTAGGACCGGCGACCATCCGCTCGGAGCGGCCGCGGGTCAGCGCCGCCGGGCTGCTCGGCGAGTACGAGTCGGTGGCCCTGGACCTGCCCAATCCCCATGTGGTCGTGCAACTGCCCTCGGCGCAGGACCTGGAGGCGTTGCGGCTGACCGAGCCGCCGCGGGTCCTCCCCGGCCTGCCGGAGGGCCAGAACGTCGAATTCGTGGTGCGCCTGGGGCCGGACCGGCTGCGGATGCGGGTGTACGAGCGTGGCTCGGGCGAGACCCGCTCCTGTGGCACCGGAATCTGCGCCGCGGTGGTGGTGGCGGCCGGCGAGCAGGCGGGCCAGGGGGAGTGGACGGTCGAGGTGCCGGGCGGCGAGTGCCGGGTCTGGTGGAACGCCGCGGGCAACCTGATGCTGGCCGGGCCGGCCGTCCTGGTCGCCAGTCTGGAGCTGTCGCCGGAGTGGCTTGCCGCGCACCGGTAG
- the miaA gene encoding tRNA (adenosine(37)-N6)-dimethylallyltransferase MiaA: MTDTDAGPPGRPVVAIVGPTGTGKSDLAVALARRIGGEIINADSMQLYRGMDIGTAKLPPAERGGVAHHLLDVWPLTKSAAVAEYQRLARAAIADITSRGRTPVLVGGSGLYVRATLDRLEFPGESPEIRARLAAELAEAGPAALHVRLARLDPAAGAAILPSNGRRIVRALEVMELTGGPFTARMPAFESIYQTVQIALEHPDLENRVRLRVDRMMAGGLLDEVRRLLPLGLRDSPTAGKALGYQQLLAVLDEQGELRGDLADAVELTVRGTWRFVRRQRSWFRRDPRLHWLDAAAPDVLDTTLALLPARLRT, encoded by the coding sequence GTGACTGACACCGATGCGGGGCCACCCGGACGTCCGGTGGTGGCGATCGTCGGTCCGACCGGAACCGGAAAATCCGACCTTGCGGTGGCGCTGGCCCGGCGAATCGGCGGCGAGATCATCAACGCCGACTCCATGCAGCTCTACCGCGGCATGGACATCGGCACCGCCAAGCTGCCGCCGGCCGAGCGGGGCGGCGTGGCGCACCACCTGCTCGACGTCTGGCCGCTGACCAAGTCCGCGGCCGTCGCCGAATACCAGCGGCTGGCCCGGGCCGCGATCGCCGACATCACGAGCCGGGGCCGGACCCCGGTGCTGGTCGGCGGCTCCGGCCTCTACGTGCGGGCCACCCTGGACCGGCTGGAGTTCCCCGGGGAGTCGCCCGAGATCAGGGCGCGGCTGGCTGCTGAGCTGGCCGAGGCCGGCCCGGCGGCCCTGCACGTTCGGCTGGCACGGCTGGACCCGGCCGCCGGAGCGGCGATCCTGCCGTCCAACGGCCGCCGCATCGTGCGGGCGCTGGAGGTCATGGAGCTCACCGGCGGCCCGTTCACGGCCAGGATGCCGGCCTTCGAGTCGATCTATCAGACGGTGCAGATCGCGCTGGAGCACCCTGACCTGGAGAACCGGGTGCGGCTGCGGGTGGATCGGATGATGGCCGGGGGGCTGCTCGACGAGGTGCGCCGGCTGCTGCCGCTCGGGCTGCGGGACAGCCCCACCGCGGGCAAGGCGCTGGGCTACCAGCAGTTGCTCGCGGTGCTCGACGAGCAGGGCGAGTTGCGCGGTGACCTTGCCGACGCCGTCGAGCTGACCGTTCGCGGGACCTGGCGGTTCGTGCGCCGGCAGCGGTCCTGGTTCCGTCGGGACCCGCGGCTGCACTGGCTGGACGCCGCGGCGCCCGACGTTCTGGACACGACGCTCGCGCTGTTGCCCGCTAGGCTCAGAACGTGA